The nucleotide window TCATTCTGCAAGACAAAAATCACAAGACAATGGAATATGATACAATTTCTAGACGGAAAGGCTCTTCCATTTTGGGGGCTTAATAGGCTTCagtttcaaaaagagaaaatactaaaCTGGCATCCATTTTTAGACACCAAGATGGTCATtgctctatctgtctctcttctccagcTTGTAGTTTTAATGGCATAAATAAATGCTAACATGCTTTTAGAGACCAGGCTGGACAGTGTGAGGTTCTGGTTGTCAGTGTGCAGTGTGACAAGTGGTAAGAGAAAGCTTCATGCAATATAGTCACATGGCAATATTAGATTGAGTAACTTACTGAATACTTCAGTTTGTTTCATGAAATGGATGGGCGGGGATGAAATGATCAAATTTAACAAGTAGGCTCTGGAGACTCTTGGTGGTCCCTAAAGGATGCCCCAGGAAATTCACATGTTGATTTCTTATAATAGTCATGTTTATAATGCGGCATATATACTGTTGTTTCTGGCAAGAATTAGTAATTTAGCTTCAGCATTCTCACTGATGTCTTATCAAAAATAGTGCTAACCTTTTTATTAATTCTGGCAAAATAGGTATGGGGGAGGGGTCAAGTGGCTTGACTGTGGGCCTTCTGTTTACCTGATAGATTTATAGTCTAAATTAGTGGTTGTTATAAGCTTTTATTTTGGGACCTCTTTCCCCTCCCAATCCCTTTAGCGACACTTAACATTTGATGTCCCTTCTAAACAAAAAAGTGTGGCAATTTCTATACAATTAAGCAGAGCAATAATCTTTagtttttctgatttaaaaaatgattagtgTTTCACTTGTCCATTCAAccaaaagaaatggggaaaacgGGGGTGCTGAGTAGAGGGAGGCAGGGAAAAGGGCAGAGGTACCTGAAAGAGAAGGAAGCAACACTGAGTATTTTGTTAGATGTCAGGAAGGCGGTTGTACTTAGGCACTCTACCCAGGCTCTGTGACAACCTTGCTTGAGAGAAACTTGTTCTAGatctaaaatatttgaaaagtctCAAGATCTGCAATGATAAATTCTTTAGATTAATGTGATCTCAATGGAGTGAATCAAAAAAGcatgtaaataattttatttcaaagtaaattttcattatttatcattCTTTCACTTAAAAAATCTGGTTGTCAAAGGAAGTCTACCCTCctagattcatcttcatgaataaATTATATAAGGGGGTAATGTTTTTAAtcttatatttaaataaagagTCTACAAGGTATAATTAACTCCTTAGTATCTAATTCATTACGCAAAATTACATTTGAATTTCTACATTCAActgcaatttcctttttttttttttctgatttcagatcaTGAATATTCTTATCCTCTTTAAAAAAGCTTCTTTGTCTTGCCAAACAGTCATTATTAATACAAAGAAcactggggaaaataaaatatttggccTTTTTAGTAGGAAAGTACAAATACAGTAATGCTACAATCAGGGTAAACTTCTCTAAGAATCATTTGGAACTTACATAAATTACCACAACAAACCAGtatattaaaatgttctaaacATCTTGTATGAAGTACAGTGATCTCTCACCTCTCCTGGGAGTTACATTCCAAAGACCcttgtgataggtgaaaatccatgaagtagcgttgttatatttattttattatttatatacattttgaggttttataaacccttcccactctcctataaacctttactaagccaatcagtgcccaggatacagaacatagtgctgtggttggttgcctttcattccatcagccaatagtgtgcccgATAAACGTAACTccgtgatacagaattagatatagaTTGTGAAGCCGCGATAAGTGAACCACGATATAGCAAGGGACAACTGTTATCTGAAGCCAGTGGTCAAAATAATTTAACTCCTTAGACTTAAATTTATCTTCTCAGTTCCCTATTTCTCTTGACAACACAACTATTCTTCTAGTGGCCCAGGCCTGAAACCTGaggaatctttctttttttcttttacatgctCCATACCCAGTTTCCAAATCCACTTGATTCTACCTCTGTAAATATCTTGCAACTGTCCCTATTGTATATTCATGTAGCTACTACTGTTTCAAATCCCAATCTTCACTTCTCTTAACTGAGGCTCCTGACCTAAGCCTGTCCTCTCTCCCTAGAGTtaacaaaataatcttcctaatgaacaggTTTCATGAGGTTACTTCTCTGCTCAAAAAATCTTCAGAGGCTCTCTACTGCCTatgggataaaataaaaactccttaaTCTGGCTCTAACtaatctttccagtcttttttttcacatttctgtATTCTTTATACACTTGATTCTCTAATCAAACTGGAATAATAGTTGTTTTGCAATCCCATTCTGTCATGTAATACCTCTGTGTATTCAAGTTGTTAGTGTGTCATTCTATATCTGGAATGCACTTTACTCCTCACTACCTAATTATCCACAGCTCACTTTGAAGATTTTTGCCCTATCCCtttttataatatacttttttttgtgtgtatgtgtcatGCCTTTCCACCTACCCCACAGCAGGCTGAAAGCTCCAAGAAGGGAGAGTCCCTATCATTTTTCAGTATTTATCTCATAGCTTGTTGCACTATTaaagcagttaataaatgtctgctaaATTTAATAGATGGAATTATTCTggaaaattatttggaattattTGAGAAAGGTCACTAAATGGTTCATAACTTTTGAAAAGTCAATGACAGAAATGTCCATATGAACTAAACTATTAATGATGACATTACTTGTAAttgtaaaactaaaaaaatggaattatattttcaataatCAGAAAGTAGTTGAACAAGATgaggtatatgaatataatggaatatcagTATGAGGCCTTGAAAGTACATTGGGACTCTAAAGTATTAATCATCCCAATGATCCTCAATTCAGGAGTGGACAAGGAAATAGATATGTTACAGAAGGTCATCACAGTAAAAGATGAATCCATCAAAGTGAATTTTTCCTGTTGTGATACAGATATTTATCTGCTTCATGCTTCATCTTTCATAGCTTTAATTTGCtagttatttttcctttcccttgctTTCCTTGGCTataccatttctctttctttttatgtcaAAAAATTACAGAAACAAATCAGCAAATTTAAACTATTGGAATAATCCTCTTGCCTTTCTCAGATTTTTCTACAAAAGAAATAAGTGACATCTAGAGGTGGTGGGGAGGATGGAGAGCCACACAAACAGAAAAGGGATTACCTATCCATGGCAATGTTCTCCAGATGCTCCTGTTTCCAGATAACATTGTGCTGATTGCATCAAGCCCCAGACCACCACAGGGCTTCCTCAATGAGATCCAGTCACCCAGAAGAGATTGGCCTAGTCATCCATACTGGAAAAATAAAGTGGATGAAGAAAGCATATTGCCCAGATGATGACATGCAGTTGGATGGCCATTCTATTTAATTAGTCCATTAGTATATCTAGCTTGGACAACTGCTAAAGATGGGAAGTCACCTAGGCCCAGAactgaattggagaaagaaaacagTCTGGGTCACATTTGGGAAAATACGCAGCACTTTCACTGATCCCAAGCTGCTTGCAACTCCAAATTAATCTCTATTAATAATTAGtacagatttggagtcagaagggtTCAAATCATGGATTTGCCACTTGTGCCCAATGACAAGTTGTTTAAACTTTCtgtgctttggttttttttttttttaaatttgtaaaatgaaggaatttgatTAGAAGAGCTCCAAGGTcctttctgtctccctgtctatgatcctatgattaatTACACTGCACTATAAGAAAAGATTAAGATGAAGActtcagagaaacataggaaaGTGAAGTAGAACAAAGAGAGTAGGCCCAAAAGAACAACAACTACAATAATATACAGGAAGGAAACACTAAATTGTCCCACAAAATTCAAGCCAAATTTATAATGGTGAATGCTGGTTCTAGAAGACTGAAGTTAAaacattcttctctcctttctattaAGAAATGGTAAAATATAAGGGGAAAGCTATGGGTACTATTAGTCACCATTGGAATATTAAATAGTtatgtctaatttttttcttttaacaaagcATCATTGTAGTGAAGTATTTATTGGGAAGTGACTGAAAtgtcaaaacaaaatttatcaagattaaaaaaacaaaacaaattgagTATTTTTTTGTAGAGGGCAATGAGGGATAAGGTGAGTACACCTGTTGCTGATACCTGCAGGATTAGCTGTTTAATATGATGatattgaaaattatatatattcacatatccTTGAATTCTGCCTAAAAACAGACTAATCAAATAAGGATATGTCAGTGGAAAACCTCATTATCTTTTAGAGCATCATTAACCAGGttcaaaataaatcataaaatgcACACTTGGaagtattaccaaaaaaaaaaaatcagataagacACACAGacttccttgctttctttgtctattttttccctttactttccCTTTACCTCAAAGGTTGTCGAAACAAATGCAGTAAATTTAGAATACTGGAATAATCCTCCTGCCTTCCTCACAATTTTCCACAAAAGAAATAGGTGATGTCTAAAGATGGTTGGGAGATAAACTAGCCCAAGAACACATCTGATCCTAGTATTGGTTTGTTACCAATAGCACATGAATTTGGAAAGAAAGTCTGTAAGCCACTTACGTACCTAGAAGCAACTAGGtaaaaaatatgaatgataatTTCTGCAAGGATTTATATAGTATTTGACTCACTCCATTAGGATCACATTAGCCTAAGGAAGACACTCAAGGTATAGGGGGACTTTTACTTGTATCTTCTCTGTTCAACAAGCTGCCACTTCACTTATTACTAGCAAAGTAGATTCATACCTTCATTTGTTTGTGCCACTCATGAATTCTCTTTGTAAAAGCACCTTCTGAAAATGAGAATCATGTTGGTGACTATCTCCTGAATATGCTTTTGTTCTTTTTGAAGGCTTTTATCAGTCCCTATAATCTAAAACATCCTTTGTGAATTGGGGtattcaaaaagaataaaaattatagatACTATTAAGACACATCTGTATGAGGAAGAGACAGGTCCTTACATAActgtcttatttaaaaaaaattattgagtagGTTTTGGCCAACTCTATTTTCTATCTAGAAAACTGGGTCCAAGAAAACTATAACCACACAATTAATATGGTTAAGGTGCTTTAAATGTTAGGGAGATGATGGAAGATTTGGTCTCTTCTTACCTGGATGAGGTGGAGAAGTGTCTCTTGAAGCTGTAGTTTGGTCAGTAAGTTGTTGTTAATCACAGAGGCCTCTGGGTTTGGGATAGGCAGGAGAAGGCTGGGAGCAGCAGCACTGGGTTCTTTGCTTCCTAGCGGCAACAATCCACTTTCAGTAACCTTGGGTGAGGAAGGTGTGGGCTGAGTGAACACCATAGGGGACATCAGCAGGGAAGGAGCCACAGTAGCAGGAATGCGTTGAGGTGAGATGACCTGCTCATGCCAAAACATATACACAAAGGGCAGGGATTAGGCAATGCACTCACTGAAGCTAATGGAGCAGAGATGAAGTGTTCTTTGACCTTCACAGGCCTTTAAAAAAGAGATTCTTTGCTTagggcagataggtagcacagtggatagtgtgtggggtctgaagtcagaaagactcctcttcttgaattcaaatctgggctcatattcttactagctatgtgaccctgggcaagttatttaactctgccttcatttcctcatctataaaatgaactggagagggaaacggcacatcactctagtatctttgccaagaaaatctcaaatgagatcatgaagagatggacacaactggaacaaatgaacaacaaattcTTTGCTcactaaaggagaaaaaaaattaatgaatcatAGGATTTGGAGCTGAATAGTACCTGAGAGACAATCTAGTCCTCActctaatttttacagatgaggaaaactgaggtccagcagggttaagtgatttgccaaatcTGGAATCCCTACACTTCTCACTGTGCCATAATTGCCTCCTCTGCTTAATACTATCTTTGTAGAAAACAAGCAGCTATGGAAGGTTGCTGCACTTTCTATTTCATGTCCTTCAGAATAGTCCAAAAACAGGTTCAGTTCTTATGGGAGGGACAAGACAGCCCTCTTCAAGTAGTGCTGCTTCAAGGAAGCAGGATTTAGCCTCAGAGGAAGAACCAAAGACCTATGCAAGTGGATTAGCAAATATTGGCTCCATTGAAGTAATGAACTCTTTCACCAGGAGAAAGTGACCAGAAGGGGACCCAGTCAGTACAAGCAGTTCAAGCAGAGGATGGCTATTCTTGTTTAGTTATGGGCTGAACTAAATGACCTGTGAGGAACTTGCCCACTTGGAAATTTTGTGATTCATCATTTGGTAGCATACATGCCAGTGCAGTCCCCAGTATTCCAGCTGACAGATGAATAGGTATATTTAAAGAAAGTGGGGCATGATGCCAGCAGCCTGTATGATACTGTGATCTTGTACTTCCTCACATAATTTCTCAACATTTAATTGGTAATgctgagagaaaagagataacTATCCCTAAAGGTTCAAATTAAAAGACAGTTCTGTTTAGAGGATGAATTAACAAAGTATAATCTTTCCTTAATCAACTCTTTATATCTTGGATCCCAAGAAGACTGGCTAGAGAAGATCTGTACTTTCTTATCAAGTGGATTTCTAGGTACTTACAAAACATAACCCACAGTCTGACCCTTGCTACCAAAATAAGAATTAGGCATAGAGAAATTCAgttcaaacaaaaaaatcttaattttccccaattcataaaGAGAAAGCAAACACAAATTTAAAGGGAAACAATTATACCACAGGAAGGATCAAGATGAGTTACAATTGTTTTTTACAGAACCGGGGACGCAGATTTGAACAAGCAGCGATGTGAGAAAACTCTTCAAGTTGTTAGGcaaaaaggatttaaattttaatttctgtgACTTTAATTTTCAAAGGTACAAAGGTTCTTAAGGTAACCTTTGGTACATATTCTAAGAAGTTACAAATGGACTTGGGAAACATTGGTTATCactaagaagggaaaaaaactcatttttaaagtTGGTTGGATCTAGAGTGTGTTCAAGATGTTATTTATTCAATCTACAAAAAGCATGTTTACTTCTGCTCTTGCAAAAAACAGTAAACATTTCTGGACAACACAGTTTATTAGATACTGTGACATGTTTTGTGAATCTTCATagacttttcaaaaaaattaaaataggatgGATAATCATTATCTTTGCATTATTTTAAATCATGCTATTgtgttaattaatattttaaagatttattcaTGTGTTTCTCTAAGTTAAGCTTCAGGCCctgtaaaaaaaataagaattgtcTAGCTTTTCTACcttgttttaaaattgtttggtAAAAGGCAAAAGCTCCAGCATTGTCAGGCAAAGAATCCCGTCTGGGatcaataaatggaaataatatgtttaatatatttttaaaatatattataatatgacaATGTAGTATAGAAGAAAAAGACTGGATCTGGAATGAAagggtcctgggtccaaatcctacctattacattttcttatctgtaaatataTGAGTAATAGTGGAATACTGAACTTATAGAATTGTTGTAAATattgaatgagataatgtataaagAAACACTCAATAAACCTTAATGCAAATTATATTATTATGGTTGCTACTGTTATGTGGTAGTATCTTATATTAGAGAAACTTCTAAAAAGAAGATTCAGGGAACCACTAATTAAcctttttattaaacattttactGCACTGCATTTTAACAGCTCTTCAAGGATGTTTTTTGGCATCTGCATGGTAGGTCCTTTAACAATCTATTTACCTGAAAAAGAGGGGTCTGTTTTTCTGCATTAGATGTCTTGTCGATCCAGGATTCCAAAGGTTTCAGAGGCCTAGGATTTTGGGTTACTACGGGAAACTTAGCGGCTAAGGCAGGTCTGCTAGATGCATGCAACTGCTGTTCTTGTTGTACAATCTGGAGCTTTTTCAGCAACTCTTGAGGAGAGATCACTCCAGAATTGCTTGTTTGGTTGCTAGGGATGGGGATGGTTTGCCTTGAAACTTTAGGCTCTTCTTTTCTAAGAGACTGAGGCTCCAAAGTCTGAGGTGGAAGGGAGCCATTAAAATATACCAGCTGTGGCTGGTCCATACCCTTTATCTGTGTTGTAGGGGCAGCAGGAGTAGAAGTCCTGCTGAAAATTGGTGCAGTTGAACTAGCAGGCACTGTTGTATTAGAGTCTAACTTGCTTACTGACGCAGGGGTACCCTGAAGTTTCTCTAAAAGGCTCTGAGCTCCAGATGCACTTTGTATTCTGTGAGATGTTCCAATGCTGTGTGGGGTCACTGGCTGGAAAAGACCAGTGAAAATCTCTCCAACAGGGTGAACACTGCCGTTTTCACAGAATCGGGTTTCTGGCAGTTCTGACACTGGATGGAGATCTGTGCCCCGGACCATGAGTTTCTGAATAGCTGGACAAAGCTGCTTCTCTGGGGTTGGTGAATTTCTTTTGGGTTCTTCATAGGACAGGGAACGTACTACCCCTTGCCTAATGGGAGGTTTCTCTTGGTGCTGCTGTGGTGGTGTTGTTGGCAGCAGTTGTGATTTATGCTCTGTAATTTCCTGATAGGTAGCTTTATCTGGTTTTCCAAAGAGTGCAGTCAAGGATAAGTGCTGTGGTTCAGGATCTAAGttctacagaaaaaaaagaaaggaattattaAGAGTGTTTATGTATAGTCTGAATATCAAGCAGTTTTGAAAAAGATTTCAGTTGTTATATCTAATTATGAAGAATTAGGGAGGAGAAAAGGTTTTTGTCTAAGCTTTGAGAGTGCAATGAGAAAGCTTTAGGCATGTTTAAAAACTCTGGAACTCTTGGAATAACTAGGAACTTTTTTTCATCTTCAATATTTTAATGGATCTGTGAATTTATATGTCTTGTGTAACCCATCCACACTAGACCACAACTCTTCCAATGCTTCAGTTTAATAGCTGCAAGCTtttaaagataatatattttGTGCAATGATAATAGTTGCGATAAAAACCTATGAATTTAGGAATGCTGTTAAgtaaatcttcattttataaatcacaACAGTGTAAGAAGTGATGATTCTGCATAATTTTAAAGTTTGCTACTTACATATACCGTCCCATTTGAGTCACATCTGTGAAGGAGATCATTTTGGGGAACGtatttccctattttacagagaggttacatgactttcccaaagtcataaagCTTCTATGTGCCAGAGCCAGGATTTAATCCCAGATTTTTGTGACTCCCTTGTCTAACATTCATGCTTTCTCAGTATtcacatacatttaaaaatgtacatCTACATTtgcaatatattatttaaatagtcTCTCAGTTGAGAGattaagtcatttagcctcttggTGCTGtaggcaactctcttaagaccTTAAGTTGCAAAGATGGTTCTGGTAGAGGAAGTGGCCTCATCtaagagttccctataccaaaaaAATCACAGTCTACAGACACAGTCTACTGTCTTTTTTTACTATATGAAGTCAGATTTTGCTGAGGTAGAGCTAGACCAAAATTATGCTTCTTGGTGCTCAGGATGTGATTCATGGATCTCTTACAATAACTATGTGGCCTGTC belongs to Gracilinanus agilis isolate LMUSP501 chromosome 5, AgileGrace, whole genome shotgun sequence and includes:
- the DCP1B gene encoding mRNA-decapping enzyme 1B isoform X1, whose translation is MPKNRRTHENCKTCSEPKQIASSSAIYDNPNLIKPIPVKPSEGQHQRIPQQGQNLDPEPQHLSLTALFGKPDKATYQEITEHKSQLLPTTPPQQHQEKPPIRQGVVRSLSYEEPKRNSPTPEKQLCPAIQKLMVRGTDLHPVSELPETRFCENGSVHPVGEIFTGLFQPVTPHSIGTSHRIQSASGAQSLLEKLQGTPASVSKLDSNTTVPASSTAPIFSRTSTPAAPTTQIKGMDQPQLVYFNGSLPPQTLEPQSLRKEEPKVSRQTIPIPSNQTSNSGVISPQELLKKLQIVQQEQQLHASSRPALAAKFPVVTQNPRPLKPLESWIDKTSNAEKQTPLFQVISPQRIPATVAPSLLMSPMVFTQPTPSSPKVTESGLLPLGSKEPSAAAPSLLLPIPNPEASVINNNLLTKLQLQETLLHLIQNDDNFLNIIYEAYLFSVTQAAMKKTTM
- the DCP1B gene encoding mRNA-decapping enzyme 1B isoform X2 — translated: MPKNRRTHENNLDPEPQHLSLTALFGKPDKATYQEITEHKSQLLPTTPPQQHQEKPPIRQGVVRSLSYEEPKRNSPTPEKQLCPAIQKLMVRGTDLHPVSELPETRFCENGSVHPVGEIFTGLFQPVTPHSIGTSHRIQSASGAQSLLEKLQGTPASVSKLDSNTTVPASSTAPIFSRTSTPAAPTTQIKGMDQPQLVYFNGSLPPQTLEPQSLRKEEPKVSRQTIPIPSNQTSNSGVISPQELLKKLQIVQQEQQLHASSRPALAAKFPVVTQNPRPLKPLESWIDKTSNAEKQTPLFQVISPQRIPATVAPSLLMSPMVFTQPTPSSPKVTESGLLPLGSKEPSAAAPSLLLPIPNPEASVINNNLLTKLQLQETLLHLIQNDDNFLNIIYEAYLFSVTQAAMKKTTM